The following proteins are encoded in a genomic region of Natrinema sp. DC36:
- a CDS encoding aldolase, whose product MIPIDDSPIVRDGKSLILAMDHGLEHGPVDFEAVPEKLDPSTVFETATHDAVTSIAVQKGIAEGYYPSYEDDVNLLVKLNGTSNMWMGEPDSAINCSVDYAAEIGADAVGFTVYSGSNHEVEMYEEFRRVQEKAREYDLPVVMWSYPRGQGLKNDTKPSTISYATRIALEVGADIAKVKYPGSADAMEHACKAAGDMKVVMSGGSKTSDYDFCSTVESAVTAGASGLAVGRNVWQRENPTRILDALEEVIYEEATADAALEATE is encoded by the coding sequence ATGATTCCGATCGACGACTCTCCGATCGTTCGCGACGGCAAGTCACTGATTCTGGCGATGGACCACGGGCTCGAGCACGGACCCGTCGACTTCGAGGCGGTCCCGGAGAAACTCGATCCGTCGACGGTCTTCGAGACGGCGACGCACGACGCCGTCACGTCGATCGCCGTTCAGAAGGGGATCGCGGAGGGCTACTACCCGAGCTACGAGGACGACGTCAACCTCCTCGTGAAACTCAACGGGACCTCGAACATGTGGATGGGCGAGCCCGACTCGGCGATTAACTGCTCGGTCGACTACGCGGCCGAGATCGGTGCCGACGCCGTCGGCTTTACGGTGTACAGCGGCTCGAACCACGAAGTCGAGATGTACGAGGAGTTCCGCCGGGTCCAGGAGAAGGCCCGCGAGTACGACCTCCCCGTCGTCATGTGGTCCTATCCGCGCGGACAGGGGCTCAAGAACGACACCAAGCCGAGCACGATCTCCTACGCCACGCGCATCGCCCTCGAGGTCGGCGCAGACATCGCGAAGGTCAAGTACCCCGGCAGCGCGGACGCGATGGAACACGCCTGCAAGGCCGCGGGCGACATGAAGGTCGTCATGAGCGGCGGCTCGAAGACCTCCGACTACGACTTCTGCTCGACCGTCGAGTCCGCCGTCACCGCCGGCGCGAGCGGGCTCGCCGTCGGCCGCAACGTCTGGCAGCGCGAGAACCCGACGCGGATCCTCGACGCGCTCGAGGAGGTCATCTACGAGGAGGCGACCGCCGACGCCGCCCTCGAGGCCACCGAATAG
- a CDS encoding class 1 fructose-bisphosphatase: MTVSDPVVEDVVATISRSATEIRQGLIGRRGTVDEENPSGETQAEADVWADELLGDRLAAIDGVGQYASEERAEVVDCGSDPAASDAYAVAVDPLDGSSNLKSNNTMGTIFGVYDAALPARGDTLVAAGFVLYGPITTMVIATDDIVTEYELSGGERTIVDRDLALPDEPVVYGFGGRVPDWPDDFREYAREIESELKLRYGGALIGDVNQVLTYGGTFGYPGLESRPEGKLRLQFEGNPIGYVVERAGGRSSNGAQSLLSVEPDDLHDRTPVHIGNGELIDRLEDALA, encoded by the coding sequence ATGACGGTGTCAGACCCGGTCGTCGAGGATGTCGTGGCCACGATCAGCCGCTCGGCGACCGAAATCCGGCAGGGACTGATCGGCCGCCGCGGGACGGTCGACGAGGAGAACCCCAGCGGCGAGACCCAGGCCGAGGCCGACGTCTGGGCCGACGAGTTGCTGGGCGATCGGCTCGCCGCAATCGACGGTGTCGGCCAGTACGCCAGCGAGGAACGAGCCGAAGTCGTCGACTGCGGTTCGGATCCGGCTGCGAGCGACGCGTACGCGGTCGCGGTGGACCCACTCGACGGCTCCTCGAACCTCAAATCGAACAACACGATGGGAACGATCTTCGGCGTCTACGACGCCGCGCTTCCGGCTCGCGGTGACACGCTCGTCGCCGCCGGCTTCGTCCTCTACGGGCCGATCACGACGATGGTGATCGCGACCGACGACATCGTCACCGAGTACGAACTCTCCGGCGGCGAGCGGACGATCGTCGACCGCGACCTCGCCTTGCCCGATGAGCCAGTCGTCTACGGCTTCGGCGGCCGGGTCCCCGACTGGCCCGACGACTTCCGGGAGTACGCCCGCGAGATCGAATCGGAGCTCAAACTCCGCTACGGCGGCGCGCTAATTGGCGACGTTAATCAGGTGCTCACCTACGGCGGCACCTTCGGCTATCCGGGCCTCGAGTCCCGGCCGGAGGGCAAGCTTCGGCTGCAGTTCGAGGGGAATCCGATCGGCTACGTCGTCGAGCGGGCCGGCGGGCGCTCCTCGAACGGTGCGCAGTCGCTACTGTCCGTCGAACCCGACGACCTCCACGACCGGACGCCGGTTCACATCGGCAACGGGGAGCTGATCGACCGGCTCGAGGACGCGCTCGCGTAG
- a CDS encoding acyl-CoA carboxylase subunit beta: MRVRIAAGADDDEAVAIATALAEYLDESVSVYVGDEPEPTAVHDFEEDAVAPTDGGPTAWNDERDRPDADRGDADLGPTEREERLWDEIDDILEGGPEKYRDQLPEQGKLFVRDRLELWFSGEDSEIRFEDGKFAAFDDWHPSGAGTDDVGDDESGDSDGGEGPDAGGDSDDGAAADGDRLPADGLITAAATFEGRDVHVMANDYTVKRGSMAAKGVEKFLRMQQRALKTGNPVFYLMDSSGGRIDQQTGFFANREGIGKYYYNHSMLSGRVPQICVLYGPSIAGAAYTPVFADFTIMVEGMSAMAIASPRMVRMVTGEEIDLQELGGPQVHMRESGSADLIARDEEHARELVAQLITYLPDNADEKPPKREPTPPAKSPAGIDAIVPQQPNKGYDMTDVIDRLVDEGSYFELRPDYGPEIITAYARIDGRPVGIVANQPAHRAGAIFPDAAEKAAEFVWKSDAFNIPLLYLCDTPGFMAGSQVEKDGILEQGKKLIYATSSATVPKQTVVVRKAYGAGIYAMGGPAYDPESVIGLPSGEIAIMGPEAAVNAVYARKLAEIDDPEERERTEERLREEYREDIDVHRMASEVVIDELVPPSTLREELAARFDFYADVEKSLPDKKHGTIL; this comes from the coding sequence ATGCGAGTTCGTATCGCGGCTGGTGCCGACGACGACGAGGCGGTGGCGATCGCCACCGCTCTCGCCGAGTACCTCGACGAATCGGTCTCGGTGTACGTCGGCGACGAACCGGAGCCCACGGCGGTCCACGACTTCGAGGAAGACGCGGTCGCCCCGACCGACGGCGGTCCGACCGCGTGGAACGACGAGCGTGATCGACCCGACGCCGATCGCGGTGACGCCGATCTCGGGCCGACCGAACGCGAGGAGCGGTTGTGGGACGAGATCGACGATATCCTCGAGGGGGGTCCCGAGAAGTACAGGGACCAGCTCCCCGAGCAGGGAAAGCTGTTCGTCCGCGACCGGCTCGAGCTGTGGTTCTCCGGCGAGGACAGCGAGATACGATTCGAGGACGGCAAATTCGCGGCGTTCGACGACTGGCATCCCAGCGGTGCGGGGACCGACGATGTCGGGGATGATGAGAGCGGGGACAGCGATGGCGGGGAGGGACCCGACGCTGGCGGGGACAGCGATGACGGAGCCGCTGCTGACGGCGACCGATTGCCGGCGGACGGGCTCATCACGGCCGCGGCGACGTTCGAGGGCCGGGACGTCCACGTCATGGCTAACGACTACACCGTCAAACGGGGCAGCATGGCCGCCAAGGGCGTCGAGAAGTTCCTCCGGATGCAACAGCGCGCGCTCAAGACGGGCAATCCGGTGTTCTACCTGATGGACTCCTCGGGCGGCCGGATCGATCAGCAGACCGGCTTCTTCGCGAACCGAGAGGGGATCGGGAAGTACTACTACAATCACTCGATGCTCTCCGGCCGGGTGCCCCAGATCTGCGTGCTCTACGGCCCCTCTATCGCCGGTGCGGCCTACACGCCGGTCTTCGCGGACTTCACGATCATGGTCGAGGGGATGTCCGCGATGGCGATCGCCTCCCCGCGAATGGTGCGGATGGTCACCGGCGAGGAGATCGACCTGCAGGAACTCGGCGGCCCGCAGGTCCACATGCGGGAGTCGGGCTCGGCGGACCTGATCGCGAGGGACGAGGAACACGCGCGCGAACTGGTGGCCCAACTGATCACCTACTTGCCGGACAACGCGGACGAGAAACCGCCGAAACGGGAGCCGACGCCCCCGGCGAAGTCTCCCGCTGGAATCGACGCGATCGTTCCCCAGCAGCCGAACAAAGGATACGACATGACCGACGTCATCGACCGGTTGGTCGATGAAGGGTCGTACTTCGAATTACGGCCCGATTACGGCCCGGAGATCATCACGGCCTACGCCCGGATCGACGGCCGTCCGGTCGGTATCGTCGCCAATCAGCCCGCCCACCGCGCCGGCGCTATCTTCCCCGACGCGGCCGAGAAGGCCGCGGAGTTCGTCTGGAAGTCGGACGCGTTCAATATCCCCTTACTCTACCTCTGTGATACCCCCGGCTTCATGGCCGGCTCACAGGTCGAGAAGGACGGCATTCTCGAGCAGGGAAAGAAGCTGATCTACGCGACCTCGTCGGCGACGGTCCCCAAACAGACCGTCGTCGTCCGCAAGGCCTACGGCGCGGGAATTTACGCGATGGGCGGCCCGGCCTACGATCCCGAGAGCGTCATCGGCCTCCCGTCGGGCGAGATCGCCATCATGGGTCCCGAAGCGGCGGTCAACGCGGTCTATGCACGCAAACTGGCCGAAATCGACGACCCCGAGGAGCGCGAGCGGACGGAGGAACGGCTCCGCGAGGAGTACCGCGAGGACATCGACGTCCATCGGATGGCCAGCGAGGTCGTTATCGACGAACTCGTCCCGCCGAGCACGCTGCGCGAGGAACTGGCCGCTCGCTTCGATTTCTACGCCGACGTCGAGAAGTCCCTGCCGGACAAGAAACACGGGACGATTCTCTGA
- a CDS encoding DoxX family protein, which yields MSDSDAADDSVPSRLGRFLFGSALVALAVRNLTNLEGRVAYADAKGVPAANSLVPAASGLLLGGGIGIGLWRLPKLSAGSVIAFFAGVTPVMHDFWNVDSESRGEELTSFLQNLALLGAAVAFFKRAREN from the coding sequence ATGTCTGACTCGGACGCTGCCGACGATAGTGTACCGTCACGATTGGGCCGCTTCCTCTTCGGGAGCGCGCTGGTCGCCCTCGCGGTTCGCAATCTCACGAACCTCGAGGGTCGGGTCGCCTACGCGGACGCGAAGGGCGTTCCGGCCGCGAATTCGCTCGTCCCGGCGGCGAGCGGGCTCCTGCTCGGCGGGGGCATCGGAATCGGTCTCTGGCGGCTTCCGAAGCTGTCTGCCGGAAGTGTGATCGCGTTCTTCGCGGGAGTCACGCCCGTCATGCACGATTTCTGGAACGTCGACTCCGAGTCGCGCGGTGAAGAACTCACGTCCTTCCTGCAGAACCTCGCACTACTCGGCGCTGCGGTCGCCTTCTTCAAGCGCGCACGCGAGAACTGA
- a CDS encoding DUF5658 family protein — protein sequence MSSEGAFFRRRLPGDVTPVDLERLCWALVALALIADVVTTFVGLHLGLSESNPAARGAIEGYGLAGMLTLKAFAIGVGLVCRPLLEQAYRPIVPAGLAVPWLVAAMVNLYMISIVL from the coding sequence ATGAGTTCCGAGGGCGCGTTCTTTCGCCGCCGCCTGCCCGGCGACGTCACGCCGGTCGACCTCGAGCGACTGTGCTGGGCGCTCGTCGCGCTTGCCCTGATCGCGGACGTCGTGACGACCTTTGTCGGCCTCCATCTCGGACTGTCCGAGTCGAACCCGGCCGCCCGCGGAGCGATCGAAGGCTACGGCCTGGCCGGGATGCTCACGCTGAAGGCGTTTGCGATCGGCGTCGGCCTCGTCTGTCGCCCGCTCCTCGAACAGGCGTACCGTCCGATCGTCCCGGCGGGGCTCGCGGTGCCGTGGCTGGTCGCCGCGATGGTGAACCTGTACATGATTTCGATCGTTCTCTGA